One Sporomusaceae bacterium ACPt DNA window includes the following coding sequences:
- the mcpB_1 gene encoding Methyl-accepting chemotaxis protein McpB: MSIKNKIIAVMLSSLLVTTILVSALQLYTVYQMSGHDSTLNMEMLNGIYSGIKSSALVLLVALIIVGVGSWFIIGRLFRPLTALAKEVSRLGQGDLTLVIDNKSQDEIGQLANVINMTVQSLRSIVGTVQNNAQLISSASEELSATTDEAGRAVNQVAQTAAEIAKGAEETGRMVQDAANRTAELSELASSVSREMQVLNQNAQAIGTAAEKGQTAINRATEVIQGIADTTQTNANLAGNLSTKSQQVREIVEMINAIAGQTNLLALNAAIEAARAGEHGRGFAVVAEEVRKLAEQSGQASAQIGAIIHEMLNDIDKVVSESGKTTTAVANGVTTILEANTSFNDINGHISATINKVAVVAQLADRQAQASASLKEAVQNVAAVTEQSAAATETTAASAEEVNASVEEIAANANSLNQVAGELQDAVAKFKLV, from the coding sequence TTGAGCATCAAAAATAAAATTATTGCGGTTATGCTTTCCTCCTTGCTTGTCACCACCATATTGGTAAGCGCCTTACAACTGTATACCGTATATCAAATGTCCGGACATGATTCAACGCTCAACATGGAAATGCTTAATGGAATTTATTCCGGCATCAAAAGCAGCGCACTTGTGTTGCTTGTCGCCTTGATTATCGTCGGAGTCGGTTCATGGTTTATTATTGGGAGGTTGTTTCGCCCGCTTACTGCCCTGGCTAAGGAGGTATCCCGTTTAGGCCAAGGCGATCTCACCCTGGTCATCGATAATAAATCGCAGGATGAAATTGGTCAGTTGGCCAATGTCATCAACATGACTGTGCAGAGCCTGCGCAGCATTGTCGGCACTGTGCAGAACAATGCGCAGTTAATCTCTTCAGCCAGTGAAGAATTATCCGCTACTACCGATGAAGCGGGCCGGGCGGTTAATCAGGTTGCCCAGACAGCGGCAGAAATAGCTAAAGGCGCGGAAGAAACGGGACGAATGGTACAAGATGCCGCTAATCGAACAGCTGAACTCAGTGAACTTGCCAGCTCGGTGTCCCGGGAAATGCAAGTATTAAACCAAAACGCCCAAGCTATCGGGACTGCTGCGGAAAAAGGTCAGACAGCCATTAATCGGGCAACAGAAGTTATTCAAGGTATTGCCGATACCACTCAAACCAATGCCAACCTGGCTGGTAATCTCAGTACAAAATCCCAGCAAGTCAGGGAAATAGTGGAAATGATCAATGCTATTGCCGGGCAGACCAACCTGCTGGCACTTAATGCTGCCATAGAAGCCGCCAGGGCTGGGGAGCACGGTCGCGGCTTTGCTGTTGTGGCCGAGGAAGTGCGAAAACTCGCGGAACAGTCAGGCCAGGCCTCCGCGCAGATTGGCGCCATTATTCACGAGATGCTTAATGACATCGACAAAGTAGTAAGTGAATCCGGCAAAACAACTACAGCGGTTGCCAACGGAGTTACTACTATTCTTGAAGCCAACACCAGCTTCAATGATATCAACGGGCATATTTCCGCCACAATTAATAAAGTTGCTGTCGTTGCCCAGCTTGCTGACCGGCAGGCCCAGGCTTCTGCGTCTTTGAAAGAAGCGGTGCAAAATGTGGCTGCCGTGACCGAACAATCAGCCGCCGCAACCGAAACAACCGCAGCCAGTGCCGAAGAAGTCAACGCCTCTGTTGAAGAAATCGCTGCCAATGCCAATTCGCTTAACCAGGTAGCTGGCGAACTGCAGGATGCGGTAGCTAAATTCAAACTGGTTTAG
- the rcsC_14 gene encoding Sensor histidine kinase RcsC: protein MKNLSIKLHLWIAFVVMAMIPVVFISIFQIRQIYEIIVMFLLILLLGYIHAMRINSTIRILVEYIQKVIGEGYAAQPVNFPKFAPSEFQFMAKNFFDMAKTIREGQQALLELNTELEQRVEERTKSLLRINRELAILNQLITPITPYPGGAKVIGRCLRQFFEVSGVKVKMYLTKPVFSLLGPYEDVPGNDDYDHDAVRENAHRYYVKPIRSGKTTFGHFVVSNSPLTEADRRFLEMLSHSAGIIFQNEILSRTLQQNHAVVKAVLESMYDAITIIDNKREVVYVNGRMAEMLGTSREKLRGLSEDLLFDAVSGILLNADKEFIKQIRQEYGAYKLKIRLANNQERFKVLSAFPVTDDKNNTIGKGYLWRDITKEQEVDRLKSDLISLVSHEFKTPITSIKGSVETLLRHDTHWDEEFKRELLTGIHEDIERIKELVNDWLDLSRIDAKAIGLKREPLRPSIVVDSAIRKLPKHFGNGVIIESTVNENLPLIFGDRVRLEQVVANLLTNAIRYNDRTPHIKITADIDEKYVHIAVEDNGIGISAEHLDKVFDRFYCVDAGWVRRTGGTGLGLAICKGIIEAHGGSIRAESIEGNGSVFTVSIPRYKYVGDKYEKI, encoded by the coding sequence ATGAAAAACTTATCGATAAAATTGCACCTATGGATTGCCTTTGTAGTCATGGCCATGATCCCGGTCGTTTTCATCAGTATTTTCCAGATACGGCAGATATATGAAATAATCGTCATGTTCTTGCTCATTCTTTTGCTGGGCTACATCCATGCAATGCGGATAAACAGTACCATCAGGATTCTTGTGGAATATATTCAGAAAGTAATTGGCGAGGGTTATGCGGCGCAGCCGGTCAATTTTCCCAAGTTTGCTCCCAGTGAGTTTCAATTTATGGCCAAAAATTTCTTTGATATGGCTAAGACAATTAGAGAGGGTCAACAAGCTTTACTGGAATTAAATACTGAACTGGAACAACGGGTGGAAGAACGAACCAAAAGCTTATTGCGAATAAACCGTGAGCTTGCCATATTAAACCAGCTGATCACGCCGATTACGCCTTACCCGGGCGGGGCTAAAGTTATTGGGAGATGTCTGAGACAATTCTTCGAGGTATCTGGTGTTAAAGTAAAAATGTATCTGACCAAACCGGTATTTTCCTTACTTGGGCCTTATGAAGACGTTCCGGGCAACGATGATTATGACCATGATGCCGTCCGTGAGAATGCGCACAGGTATTATGTTAAGCCAATCCGCTCAGGTAAAACCACGTTTGGGCACTTTGTGGTGTCTAACTCCCCGCTTACCGAGGCTGACAGGAGATTTTTGGAAATGTTGTCCCATTCTGCCGGGATCATCTTTCAGAATGAAATATTATCGCGGACACTCCAGCAAAATCATGCTGTGGTCAAAGCAGTACTGGAAAGCATGTATGATGCAATTACCATCATTGATAATAAGCGGGAGGTGGTATATGTAAACGGACGTATGGCGGAAATGCTGGGAACATCTAGAGAAAAACTGCGCGGTTTGTCCGAAGATTTGTTATTTGATGCGGTTTCCGGCATTCTCCTTAACGCCGACAAGGAATTCATTAAACAGATTCGGCAAGAATACGGCGCCTATAAGTTAAAAATCAGACTGGCGAATAATCAGGAACGGTTCAAGGTCCTTTCTGCTTTTCCTGTTACCGATGACAAGAATAATACCATTGGTAAAGGATACCTTTGGCGGGATATTACGAAGGAACAAGAAGTCGACAGACTAAAAAGTGATTTGATCTCCCTTGTCTCCCATGAATTCAAAACGCCGATTACCAGTATCAAAGGCAGTGTTGAAACACTTTTACGCCACGATACGCACTGGGATGAAGAATTTAAGCGGGAACTGTTAACCGGAATCCATGAAGATATTGAGCGAATTAAGGAATTAGTTAATGACTGGTTAGACTTGTCCCGGATCGATGCCAAAGCAATCGGTTTAAAACGGGAACCGCTACGTCCGAGTATAGTGGTTGACAGTGCAATTAGAAAGCTTCCTAAGCACTTTGGGAACGGTGTAATCATAGAAAGCACTGTAAACGAAAACCTGCCGCTGATATTTGGCGACCGGGTCCGTTTAGAACAAGTAGTGGCCAATCTCCTCACCAATGCTATCCGTTATAATGACCGTACCCCGCATATAAAAATAACCGCTGATATTGATGAAAAATATGTACACATTGCGGTGGAAGATAACGGTATAGGTATAAGTGCCGAGCATTTGGATAAAGTGTTTGACCGTTTTTACTGCGTTGATGCCGGTTGGGTCAGGCGGACCGGCGGAACCGGCTTAGGTTTGGCTATTTGTAAAGGTATTATTGAAGCTCACGGCGGCAGCATCCGGGCCGAAAGTATTGAAGGCAACGGCAGTGTTTTTACCGTTTCCATACCCAGATACAAGTATGTTGGTGATAAGTATGAAAAAATATAA
- the ddlA gene encoding D-alanine--D-alanine ligase A: protein MKKINVGILFGGRSTEHEVSLQSAKNIIDAIDKEKYNITLIGIDKTGHWYLNDSSRFLLNSNDPKYIALHTTDKDVVIVPGEERQKLLCISDRSISGTIDVVFPVLHGPYGEDGTVQGLLKLANIPFVGAGVLGSAVGMDKDVTKRLLRDAGIPIAKFLVCHKWDRDNFNFYEISRQLGLPLFVKPANAGSSVGVSKVKNEQQFIKAVQEAFEFDTKVLIEEFVEGREVECAVLGNENPIASSVGEIIAQQEFYSYEAKYIDENGAILEIPAKLPDDIVKMIQELAVKTFKVLCCEGMARVDFFLTKDNKAIVNEINTIPGFTKISMYPKLWEISGITYGELIDKLIQLALDRHAREQHLKTSYDKTL from the coding sequence TTGAAGAAGATTAATGTCGGAATTTTGTTTGGCGGCAGGTCGACTGAGCATGAAGTATCCCTACAGTCGGCAAAGAACATTATCGACGCAATCGATAAAGAAAAATATAATATTACTTTAATTGGGATCGACAAAACAGGGCACTGGTACTTAAACGACAGTTCCCGGTTTCTGCTGAACAGCAATGATCCAAAGTATATTGCGTTACATACAACAGACAAAGATGTTGTTATTGTGCCAGGGGAGGAAAGGCAAAAACTTTTATGTATTTCCGACAGAAGCATAAGCGGCACAATTGATGTAGTGTTTCCGGTATTGCACGGCCCGTATGGTGAAGACGGGACGGTGCAAGGCCTGCTAAAACTGGCCAATATCCCTTTTGTTGGCGCAGGCGTTTTGGGGTCGGCGGTAGGTATGGACAAAGATGTCACCAAGCGTCTCCTAAGAGATGCCGGAATTCCGATAGCTAAATTCTTGGTTTGTCATAAGTGGGACCGGGATAATTTTAACTTTTACGAAATTTCACGGCAACTGGGCCTGCCTCTGTTCGTAAAACCGGCAAATGCGGGATCCTCTGTCGGCGTGAGTAAGGTAAAAAACGAACAACAGTTTATAAAGGCTGTTCAAGAAGCGTTCGAATTTGATACTAAAGTATTAATTGAAGAATTTGTAGAAGGACGGGAAGTCGAGTGCGCGGTTTTGGGTAATGAAAATCCAATTGCTTCAAGTGTAGGAGAGATTATCGCTCAACAAGAGTTTTACTCCTATGAAGCAAAATATATAGATGAGAATGGAGCTATTCTGGAAATTCCGGCCAAGCTCCCTGATGATATCGTGAAAATGATTCAGGAACTGGCGGTCAAGACCTTCAAGGTTCTTTGCTGTGAAGGAATGGCCAGAGTAGATTTCTTCCTTACAAAAGACAATAAGGCAATTGTTAACGAAATTAATACAATTCCCGGTTTCACCAAAATAAGCATGTATCCAAAACTATGGGAAATCAGCGGCATAACCTATGGTGAGCTGATTGATAAACTCATTCAATTGGCCCTTGACAGGCATGCGAGAGAGCAACATTTGAAAACTTCTTACGATAAGACCTTATAA
- the hdfR gene encoding HTH-type transcriptional regulator HdfR: protein MDIHHLRSFVIVAQYLSFTEAAKRLFIGQSALSRQIADLEDELGVDLFIRHHRSLELTAAGKTLLKEGKNLINQVAEVIEKTRQAQQGIRGSLKIGCFGIESAFLPQALKRFRSLYPQISIDICVLTLKMIKDALEREELDLGFTVFLGNECKSNGFMRRLIHRTPLCFLLPNGHPYSGKTSLDISALAQDPFILLSEDECPEGFDWFMNFCESRGFVPNIISKTTRMESVIWQIEAGVGISFISRDPALFGLINHNICLVDMEGEDAYNNITATWKREHRNPAIPLFLKVLENLQLPNNAKTWPMPSCKHA from the coding sequence GTGGATATCCATCATTTGCGTTCCTTTGTAATTGTTGCTCAATATTTGAGTTTTACTGAGGCCGCTAAGCGTCTGTTCATCGGCCAGTCGGCGCTAAGCAGACAAATTGCCGATCTTGAAGACGAGCTGGGCGTTGATTTGTTTATTCGCCACCACCGTTCACTTGAATTAACGGCAGCGGGTAAAACCTTATTAAAAGAAGGCAAAAACCTGATCAACCAGGTTGCCGAAGTTATTGAAAAAACCCGCCAAGCTCAGCAGGGAATACGCGGAAGCCTGAAAATCGGCTGTTTTGGGATTGAAAGTGCATTTCTACCCCAGGCTCTAAAAAGGTTCCGTTCTCTTTACCCTCAAATAAGTATAGATATTTGCGTACTTACCCTTAAAATGATAAAAGACGCTTTAGAACGGGAAGAATTAGATCTCGGCTTCACCGTATTTCTGGGAAATGAGTGTAAATCGAACGGATTTATGCGGCGGTTAATTCATAGAACTCCCTTATGTTTTCTCTTGCCTAATGGCCATCCCTACAGCGGCAAAACTTCTCTTGATATTTCGGCTTTAGCTCAAGATCCCTTCATTTTACTTTCCGAAGATGAGTGCCCGGAAGGATTTGACTGGTTCATGAATTTTTGCGAAAGTCGAGGATTTGTACCAAATATTATCAGTAAAACGACGCGGATGGAAAGCGTAATCTGGCAAATAGAGGCTGGTGTCGGTATTTCATTTATTTCTAGAGATCCCGCATTGTTTGGTTTAATTAACCATAATATTTGCTTAGTTGATATGGAGGGCGAAGATGCTTACAATAATATAACGGCTACCTGGAAAAGAGAACATCGCAACCCCGCAATCCCACTTTTTCTAAAAGTGCTTGAGAACCTACAACTACCAAACAACGCTAAAACTTGGCCAATGCCTAGCTGCAAACATGCTTAG
- the ydhV gene encoding putative oxidoreductase YdhV encodes MSFPGGYQGKVLRVNLTEKTFSEETLSREVARKFVGGAGFGIKYLFDEVDPGIDALSPENKLIFASGPLSGTSTPCASRMAITTKSPLTGAVGMSLTGGYFPVELKFAGYDVLIIEGKADKPTYLAIQPGKVAFRSAEHLWGMNTFDTQEVLKGELVDQGYRIACIGPAGENLSRIAAIINERRAAGRKGVGAVMGSKNLKAVAVRGNKAVSVADNTAFNEAKKEMLKSMKDSPVLYSEMSNLGTPMVVEATCGLGIFPAKNWSATGQWEPVQELGIAANNSRRTGREHCYMCPVACSQMKLVREGPYAGAMSVPEFESMYCFGGQTGVDNIDSIIAADRLCDELGLDTMSAGVTVGFAMELYEKGIITQEETGGIELNFGNHQGMVALIKQMAFRQGFGDVLADGVRLAAKKIGRGSEKYAMHVKGLELPGYDVRGAKAHGLAFATAYTGADHNRGYAFQEIFGIPIPKAVDRFAIEGKGWLTKWNQDVRTATCDCPTMCAFLLDMAVPATATENSARLLTAVTGFAFTPEEVYQVGERVNNLARVYNVRAGFSRNDDSLPERIMTEPLAAGGSKGSYISREELSTMLDEYYAERDWTKDGLPTPEKLIELGLDEAVAFVAGEVEAAAAKEGN; translated from the coding sequence ATGAGTTTTCCAGGTGGTTATCAAGGTAAAGTGCTGCGGGTCAATCTGACTGAAAAAACGTTTTCTGAAGAAACTCTCAGCCGGGAAGTAGCCCGTAAGTTTGTCGGTGGAGCCGGATTCGGCATAAAGTACCTTTTTGATGAAGTAGATCCCGGTATTGATGCTTTGTCCCCTGAAAATAAATTGATTTTTGCTTCCGGCCCGCTTTCGGGCACAAGTACTCCTTGTGCCAGCCGCATGGCGATAACCACTAAATCGCCGCTGACAGGAGCAGTCGGCATGAGTCTGACCGGCGGTTATTTCCCGGTGGAGCTGAAGTTTGCGGGGTATGATGTACTAATTATTGAGGGTAAAGCAGATAAGCCTACCTACCTTGCTATTCAACCTGGCAAAGTGGCCTTCCGTTCGGCTGAGCATTTATGGGGTATGAATACTTTCGATACCCAGGAAGTCCTGAAAGGTGAGCTGGTCGATCAGGGCTACCGGATTGCCTGTATCGGCCCGGCAGGAGAAAACTTATCGCGCATTGCCGCAATAATCAATGAACGCCGGGCTGCCGGCCGTAAAGGTGTGGGCGCTGTTATGGGTTCAAAAAACCTTAAGGCTGTGGCTGTACGGGGAAATAAGGCGGTGTCTGTGGCCGACAATACCGCGTTTAATGAAGCAAAAAAAGAAATGCTTAAGTCAATGAAGGATAGCCCGGTTTTGTATAGCGAAATGTCTAATTTGGGCACGCCTATGGTTGTCGAGGCTACCTGCGGTTTGGGGATTTTTCCGGCCAAGAACTGGTCGGCTACCGGTCAGTGGGAGCCTGTACAGGAACTTGGTATTGCCGCCAATAATTCCCGGCGTACCGGACGCGAACATTGTTATATGTGTCCTGTGGCCTGCAGTCAGATGAAGCTGGTGCGTGAGGGCCCATATGCCGGGGCTATGAGTGTGCCTGAGTTTGAATCAATGTATTGTTTTGGCGGACAGACAGGCGTAGATAATATTGACAGTATCATTGCCGCCGACCGGCTTTGCGACGAGCTGGGGCTTGACACCATGTCTGCCGGCGTGACGGTGGGCTTTGCTATGGAACTGTATGAAAAAGGAATTATCACCCAAGAGGAAACCGGCGGCATAGAGCTTAATTTTGGTAATCACCAGGGGATGGTGGCCCTGATAAAGCAGATGGCTTTCCGTCAGGGTTTTGGCGATGTACTGGCTGACGGGGTCAGGCTGGCAGCTAAGAAAATTGGCCGCGGCAGTGAAAAGTATGCCATGCATGTTAAGGGACTGGAATTGCCGGGTTATGATGTGCGCGGCGCGAAAGCGCATGGTCTGGCCTTTGCTACAGCATATACCGGGGCTGACCACAATCGCGGCTATGCTTTTCAGGAAATATTTGGGATACCTATACCCAAAGCCGTTGACCGGTTTGCTATTGAGGGAAAAGGCTGGCTGACTAAATGGAATCAGGATGTTCGGACTGCCACCTGCGACTGCCCGACTATGTGCGCATTTCTACTGGATATGGCTGTACCGGCGACGGCAACTGAGAATAGTGCCAGATTGCTCACGGCGGTGACCGGATTTGCGTTTACGCCGGAAGAAGTTTATCAGGTTGGAGAACGGGTTAACAATCTTGCCCGGGTCTATAATGTCAGAGCGGGCTTTAGCCGGAATGACGACTCCTTGCCAGAACGGATTATGACCGAGCCGCTGGCTGCAGGCGGGTCGAAGGGCAGCTATATAAGCCGGGAAGAACTCAGCACCATGCTTGACGAGTACTATGCCGAGCGCGACTGGACTAAGGACGGCCTGCCCACACCGGAAAAGCTTATTGAGTTAGGATTAGATGAAGCGGTAGCCTTTGTGGCCGGTGAAGTTGAGGCAGCGGCGGCCAAAGAGGGGAACTAG
- the yggP gene encoding Mannitol-1-phosphate 5-dehydrogenase — MIVVTDVNEDRLARAQVIFPPAEAKKAGIDLIFVNTRDIGDVPRYLKDLTGGTGFDDVHVYASVRTVVEQADQILGRDGCLNFFAGPTDTAFSGLLNYAAD; from the coding sequence ATGATTGTGGTTACCGATGTCAATGAAGACAGGCTGGCCAGAGCTCAGGTTATCTTTCCGCCGGCAGAAGCCAAAAAGGCGGGTATTGACCTTATTTTTGTCAATACCCGGGACATCGGGGATGTGCCCAGGTATCTGAAAGATCTCACCGGCGGCACGGGCTTTGACGATGTCCATGTTTATGCCTCCGTAAGAACGGTAGTAGAGCAGGCTGATCAAATCCTGGGGCGGGACGGCTGCCTGAACTTTTTTGCCGGTCCCACCGATACTGCTTTTTCCGGTTTGCTTAACTATGCGGCTGACTGA
- the shdD gene encoding Protein ShdD, which translates to MKCARCLCDTADIVAHAPDGSNAWTVAYCRRCNFSWRSSEEEEVINPEKRDKAFQLADVDLGDLLIPVPIPPLVNK; encoded by the coding sequence ATGAAGTGTGCGCGCTGTTTATGTGACACCGCCGATATTGTAGCCCATGCTCCGGATGGCAGCAATGCCTGGACGGTAGCCTATTGCCGCCGCTGCAATTTTAGCTGGCGTAGTTCGGAAGAAGAGGAGGTAATTAACCCGGAAAAAAGAGATAAGGCATTTCAGTTAGCTGACGTTGACTTGGGAGACTTGCTTATTCCTGTACCCATTCCGCCGCTTGTAAACAAGTAA
- the shdB gene encoding putative UbiX-like flavin prenyltransferase — translation MLIRTTGSERAAVPRRLVVGISGASGAPIAIELLQEMKNFPEWETHVVISSAAEYTIKSETDYSLAEVQELATKVYSPQDIGGAIASGTYKTDGMVVVPCSMKTLAAIANGHADNLLARAADVTIKEQRKLVLVTREAPLSPIHLNNMLTLARLGIVILPPVLTFYNQATTVADMVRHIVGKILGNFGLDIAGFKRWGEDQ, via the coding sequence ATGTTAATACGCACAACCGGCTCTGAAAGAGCAGCGGTGCCGCGACGTCTTGTTGTCGGCATCAGCGGCGCAAGCGGGGCGCCAATTGCCATAGAACTTCTTCAGGAAATGAAAAATTTCCCGGAATGGGAAACACATGTTGTCATTAGTTCTGCGGCTGAATATACAATTAAAAGTGAAACAGACTATTCTCTGGCAGAGGTGCAGGAACTGGCCACCAAGGTTTATTCTCCCCAAGACATTGGCGGTGCCATTGCCAGCGGTACATATAAAACCGACGGGATGGTAGTTGTGCCATGTAGTATGAAAACGCTGGCGGCAATTGCCAACGGCCATGCCGATAACTTGTTAGCACGGGCAGCTGATGTAACAATTAAGGAACAGCGAAAACTGGTATTAGTCACCCGGGAAGCGCCCTTAAGTCCCATTCATTTAAACAACATGCTGACTTTGGCCAGACTGGGCATTGTAATTCTGCCGCCGGTATTGACCTTCTACAATCAGGCGACAACAGTAGCAGACATGGTCCGGCATATTGTTGGCAAGATACTGGGCAACTTCGGGCTGGATATAGCCGGCTTCAAACGTTGGGGCGAAGACCAATGA
- the walR_4 gene encoding Transcriptional regulatory protein WalR, which translates to MKKYKILIVDDEPKISRFISANLKSLDYEPYTLLNGSEALEKFESLDPDLVLLDIMMPGLDGFEVLKRLRTFSNVPVIILTARGDSNDKVHGLNLGADDYLTKPFSLDELFARVKAVLRRFDTRLNHNHTTTEIKNGEVTINLAQQRIWIGNRELKLTETEYKLFSLLMLNAGKVLTHEQLLSDVWGNEYRDEVGYLRVAVARIRQKIKNMDFDGSFIVTYPGLGYMISDSEERQHFR; encoded by the coding sequence ATGAAAAAATATAAGATATTAATTGTTGATGATGAACCTAAAATATCGCGGTTTATTTCGGCTAATCTTAAGTCTTTGGATTATGAACCCTATACCTTGTTGAACGGGTCGGAAGCACTGGAGAAATTTGAATCATTGGACCCTGACCTTGTTTTATTAGATATTATGATGCCGGGTCTGGACGGTTTTGAGGTGCTAAAGAGACTGCGGACATTTTCCAATGTACCGGTGATTATCTTAACGGCGCGCGGTGACTCCAATGATAAAGTGCACGGGCTGAATCTGGGGGCAGATGATTATCTCACAAAACCGTTTTCTTTAGATGAGCTGTTTGCCAGAGTTAAGGCTGTTTTACGGCGGTTCGATACCCGGCTAAATCATAATCATACTACAACCGAAATAAAAAACGGCGAGGTAACTATTAACCTGGCCCAGCAGCGAATCTGGATCGGAAACCGGGAGTTAAAGCTTACCGAAACCGAGTATAAATTGTTTTCCCTGCTAATGTTAAATGCGGGTAAAGTCCTAACCCATGAACAACTCCTTAGCGATGTATGGGGAAACGAATATCGTGATGAGGTCGGGTATCTAAGGGTAGCCGTAGCCCGTATACGGCAAAAAATAAAGAACATGGATTTTGATGGAAGTTTCATCGTAACCTATCCTGGGTTAGGATATATGATTTCCGATAGTGAGGAAAGACAGCATTTTCGATAG
- the fhs_3 gene encoding Formate--tetrahydrofolate ligase, which yields MKSDVEIAQEAKMSRIVEVAQELDIPAEELELYGNYKAKVSLKTWERIKDQPDGKLILVTAINPTPAGEGKTTTTVGLGDSLRRKGKKVVIALREPSLGPCFGVKGGAAGGGYSQVVPMEDINLHFTGDFHAITTAHNLLAAIIDNHLHHGNALGIDPRRITWRRVLDLNERALRFVVCGLGGKANGVPRETGFDITVASEMMAILCLAKDLDDMKERIGRIIVGYTYEGKPVTPADLKVTGALTLLFKDAIKPNLVQTLENTPAFVHGGPFANIAHGCNSVSATKYALKLADYCVTEAGFGADLGAEKFLDIKCRFAGFKPSAVVIVATVRALKMHGGVPKSELVGENMAALEKGLANLTKHIENIQQFGLPAVVAINAFPTDTANELKFVEEKCNAMGAEVALSEVWAKGSAGGQVLAEKVLAACEKPGNFNFLYDEQAPIKDKIAAIATKIYGADGVNYTPAAEKTIQELTALGFDKTPICMAKTQYSLSDDMTKLGRPTGFRITVREVRVAAGAGFLVAITGEIMTMPGLPKQPSAEKMDIDNNGKIVGLF from the coding sequence ATGAAAAGTGATGTTGAAATTGCCCAAGAAGCGAAAATGAGCCGGATTGTGGAGGTCGCCCAAGAACTCGATATTCCTGCTGAAGAACTTGAGCTGTATGGCAATTACAAAGCTAAGGTTTCACTTAAAACCTGGGAACGGATTAAGGATCAGCCTGATGGAAAACTAATTTTAGTCACCGCCATTAATCCCACACCGGCAGGCGAGGGCAAAACAACAACTACTGTCGGACTTGGCGACTCGTTGCGGCGCAAAGGTAAAAAAGTGGTCATCGCCCTGCGGGAACCGTCTCTTGGTCCTTGTTTTGGCGTTAAAGGCGGCGCCGCCGGTGGCGGTTACTCACAGGTTGTTCCTATGGAAGACATTAATCTCCATTTTACCGGTGATTTTCATGCCATTACTACTGCCCACAATCTCCTGGCAGCTATTATTGATAATCACCTCCACCATGGCAATGCCCTTGGTATCGATCCCCGCCGTATTACCTGGCGCCGCGTCCTTGACCTCAACGAGCGGGCGCTGAGATTTGTGGTATGCGGGCTTGGCGGCAAAGCTAACGGTGTGCCGCGGGAAACCGGGTTTGACATTACTGTAGCTTCGGAAATGATGGCGATACTCTGCCTGGCCAAAGACCTTGACGATATGAAAGAACGTATCGGCAGGATTATTGTCGGCTATACCTATGAGGGAAAGCCTGTGACTCCGGCAGATTTAAAAGTTACCGGTGCTTTAACCCTGCTGTTTAAAGACGCCATTAAACCCAATCTTGTGCAAACGCTGGAAAACACTCCTGCTTTCGTTCACGGTGGCCCGTTTGCCAATATTGCTCATGGCTGTAACAGCGTGTCTGCTACCAAATATGCCCTTAAATTGGCTGATTACTGCGTAACCGAAGCGGGTTTCGGCGCTGACCTGGGTGCCGAGAAATTTCTTGACATCAAATGCCGTTTTGCCGGTTTTAAGCCAAGCGCAGTAGTTATTGTTGCTACTGTTCGGGCCCTTAAGATGCACGGTGGTGTGCCGAAAAGCGAACTGGTTGGAGAAAATATGGCCGCGCTGGAAAAAGGACTGGCCAATCTTACCAAACATATCGAAAATATTCAACAATTTGGCCTGCCTGCGGTTGTTGCCATTAACGCCTTCCCGACTGATACGGCAAATGAGTTGAAATTTGTTGAAGAAAAATGTAACGCAATGGGTGCTGAAGTGGCCCTGTCTGAGGTATGGGCAAAAGGCAGCGCCGGTGGGCAAGTCCTGGCCGAAAAAGTTCTGGCCGCTTGCGAGAAGCCCGGCAACTTCAACTTCCTTTATGATGAACAGGCGCCGATTAAAGATAAGATTGCGGCTATTGCTACCAAAATTTACGGCGCTGACGGGGTAAATTACACTCCTGCGGCCGAAAAGACGATTCAGGAGCTTACTGCTCTTGGCTTCGATAAAACCCCTATTTGCATGGCCAAGACCCAGTACTCGCTTAGTGATGATATGACTAAACTAGGACGTCCTACCGGTTTCCGGATTACTGTGCGGGAAGTAAGAGTAGCGGCAGGGGCTGGTTTCCTGGTAGCTATTACCGGCGAAATTATGACCATGCCTGGATTGCCGAAGCAACCTTCCGCAGAAAAAATGGACATTGACAATAATGGTAAGATTGTCGGTCTGTTCTAG